One genomic segment of Ctenopharyngodon idella isolate HZGC_01 chromosome 7, HZGC01, whole genome shotgun sequence includes these proteins:
- the rpl13 gene encoding 60S ribosomal protein L13, with amino-acid sequence MAPSRNGMILNPHFHKDWQKRVRTWFNQPARKLRRRKARLAKARRIAPRPVSGPLRPAVRCPTIRYHNKVRAGRGFSLEELKAAGINKKVARTIGIAVDPRRRNRSTESLQTNVQRLKVYRSKLILFPKKASAPKKGDSTEEELKMATQLTGPVMPIRNVYKKEKARVISEDEKNFKAFASLRMARANARLFGIRAKRAKEAAEQDVEKKK; translated from the exons ATGGCTCCCAGCCGGAATGGCATGATTTTAAACCCTCACTTTCATAAAGACTGGCAGAAGAGAGTGCGCACCTGGTTCAACCAGCCTGCCAGAAAGCTCCGCAG ACGCAAGGCCCGTCTGGCAAAGGCTCGCCGCATTGCTCCAAGACCAGTTTCTGGACCTCTCCGACCAGCAGTCAGGTGTCCAACCATCCGGTATCACAACAAGGTCCGTGCCGGACGTGGTTTCTCCCTGGAGGAGTTGAAG GCAGCAGGAATCAACAAAAAGGTGGCCCGCACCATTGGCATCGCCGTTGACCCTCGTCGGCGTAACCGATCCACAGAGTCTCTGCAGACCAATGTTCAGAGGCTGAAGGTGTACCGCTCCAAACTCATCCTCTTCCCGAAGAAGGCTTCTGCACCCAAGAAGGGAGACAGCACT GAGGAGGAGCTTAAGATGGCTACACAACTCACTGGACCTGTCATGCCAATCAGAAAC GTGTACAAGAAAGAGAAGGCCCGCGTAATCTCAGAGGACGAAAAGAACTTCAAGGCCTTTGCCAGTCTGCGTATGGCCCGCGCCAATGCCCGTCTGTTCGGCATTCGTGCCAAGAGGGCAAAGGAGGCCGCCGAGCAGGATGTCGAAAAGAAGAAATAA
- the kars1 gene encoding lysine--tRNA ligase isoform X2 has product MADGAVVDGDKLSKNELKRRMKAEKKAAEKEAKVKEQQEQKETNDKPQQNAYGADEETLDPNQYFKIRSQAIQALKGTAEDPYPHKFNVDLSLTEFIERYNHLQPGEHLTDVVLSLSGRVHAKRASGAKLLFYDLRGEGVKLQVMANSRNYKSEEDFVHINNKLRRGDIIGVRGNPGKTKKGELSIIPVEMTLLSPCLHMLPHLHFGLKDKETRFRQRYLDLILNDFVRQKFVTRSKIITYLRSFLDQLGFLEIETPMMNVIPGGAVAKPFVTHHNELNMKLYMRIAPELYHKMLVVGGIDRVYEVGRQFRNEGIDLTHNPEFTTCEFYMAYADYHDLMDITEKLLSGMVKHITGGYKVVYHPDGPEGQAHEIDFTPPFRRISMIEDLEKELGVKFPAPDTYDSDETRKFLDDLCVQKEVECPPPRTTARLLDKLVGDFLEVKCINPTFICDHPQIMSPLAKWHRSQKGLTERFELFVMKKEICNAYTELNDPIRQRELFEQQAKAKAEGDDEAMFIDETFCTALEYGLPPTAGWGMGIDRLTMFLTDSNNIKEVLLFPAMKPEDNKPAPPAEGTSV; this is encoded by the exons TGAGCTGAAAAGGCGCATGAAAGCTGAGAAGAAGGCAGCTGAGAAGGAAGCCAAGGTCAAAGAACAGCAGGAACAGAAGGAGACCAATGACAAGCCACAGCAAAATGCATATGGGGCTGATGAGGAAACCCTGGACCCAAAT CAATACTTCAAGATACGTTCACAAGCCATTCAAGCCTTGAAGGGAACAGCTGAAGACCCGTATCCTCACAAGTTCAATGTGGACTTGTCGCTTACTGAGTTCATTGAGCGATATAACCACCTTCAGCCAGGGGAACACTTGACAGATGTTGTCCTCAGTTTATCAG GTCGTGTCCACGCTAAGAGGGCTTCCGGTGCCAAGCTGCTGTTCTATGACCTGCGAGGAGAAGGAGTCAAGCTGCAGGTCATGGCCAACTCCAG GAACTACAAATCAGAAGAAGATTTTGTGCACATCAACAACAAATTAAGGCGCGGGGACATTATTGGTGTCCGGGGGAACCCTGGCAAGACAAAGAAGGGCGAGTTGAGCATCATCCCAGTGGAGATGACGCTGTTGTCTCCATGCCTTCATATGCTTCCCCACCTTCACTTTGGCCTGAAAGACAAG GAAACCAGGTTCCGTCAGCGATATCTGGATCTGATTCTTAATGACTTTGTGCGACAGAAGTTTGTTACCCGTTCCAAGATTATCACTTATCTCCGCAGCTTTCTGGACCAGCTTGGGTTTCTTGAG ATTGAAACACCAATGATGAATGTGATACCTGGTGGTGCTGTAGCAAAACCTTTTGTCACCCACCACAATGAGCTCAATATGAAACTCTACATGAGAATTGCTCCTGAGCTTTACCATAAG ATGTTAGTAGTCGGAGGAATCGACCGCGTGTATGAGGTTGGGCGTCAGTTCCGTAATGAAGGCATCGATCTCACCCACAACCCTGAGTTCACCACATGCGAGTTCTACATGGCTTATGCAGACTATCACGACCTGATGGATATCACAGAGAAGCTTCTCTCAG GAATGGTGAAGCACATTACCGGAGGTTATAAGGTGGTGTATCATCCTGATGGTCCAGAGGGACAAGCCCATGAAATTGACTTCACTCCTCCCTTCAGACGGATCAGCATGATTGAAGACCTGGAGAAGGAATTGGGAGTGAAGTTTCCAGCTCCTGACACCTACGACAGTGATG AAACGCGCAAGTTCTTAGATGACCTTTGTGTTCAGAAAGAAGTTGAATGCCCTCCTCCTAGGACGACTGCTCGTCTTCTTGATAAG TTGGTGGGCGACTTCCTGGAGGTGAAATGCATCAACCCAACATTCATCTGTGATCATCCACAGATCATGAGTCCTCTAGCAAAATG GCACAGATCACAGAAAGGTCTAACTGAGCGCTTCGAACTCTTTGTGATGAAGAAGGAGATCTGCAATGCCTACACAGAGTTGAACGATCCTATCAGACAGCGAGAACTGTTTGAGCAGCAGGCTAAG GCCAAGGCAGAAGGTGACGATGAGGCGATGTTTATTGACGAGACCTTCTGCACTGCCTTAGAGTATGGCCTTCCACCCACGGCAGGATGGGGCATGGGCATCGACCGGCTCACCATGTTCCTCACAGACTCCAACAACATCAAG GAGGTGCTTCTCTTCCCTGCCATGAAACCTGAAGACAATAAACCGGCTCCACCTGCAGAGGGCACATCTGTGTAA
- the kars1 gene encoding lysine--tRNA ligase isoform X1: MLTLVRICRLQAFRAQTFALPSSQSLPLLIQGSRWRSGKSELKRRMKAEKKAAEKEAKVKEQQEQKETNDKPQQNAYGADEETLDPNQYFKIRSQAIQALKGTAEDPYPHKFNVDLSLTEFIERYNHLQPGEHLTDVVLSLSGRVHAKRASGAKLLFYDLRGEGVKLQVMANSRNYKSEEDFVHINNKLRRGDIIGVRGNPGKTKKGELSIIPVEMTLLSPCLHMLPHLHFGLKDKETRFRQRYLDLILNDFVRQKFVTRSKIITYLRSFLDQLGFLEIETPMMNVIPGGAVAKPFVTHHNELNMKLYMRIAPELYHKMLVVGGIDRVYEVGRQFRNEGIDLTHNPEFTTCEFYMAYADYHDLMDITEKLLSGMVKHITGGYKVVYHPDGPEGQAHEIDFTPPFRRISMIEDLEKELGVKFPAPDTYDSDETRKFLDDLCVQKEVECPPPRTTARLLDKLVGDFLEVKCINPTFICDHPQIMSPLAKWHRSQKGLTERFELFVMKKEICNAYTELNDPIRQRELFEQQAKAKAEGDDEAMFIDETFCTALEYGLPPTAGWGMGIDRLTMFLTDSNNIKEVLLFPAMKPEDNKPAPPAEGTSV; the protein is encoded by the exons ATGTTGACTCTGGTCAGAATATGCAGGCTGCAAGCGTTCAGGGCTCAGACGTTTGCTCTTCCCAGTTCACAAAGCCTGCCTTTGCTTATTCAAGGAAGTCGCTGGAGAAGTGGCAAAAG TGAGCTGAAAAGGCGCATGAAAGCTGAGAAGAAGGCAGCTGAGAAGGAAGCCAAGGTCAAAGAACAGCAGGAACAGAAGGAGACCAATGACAAGCCACAGCAAAATGCATATGGGGCTGATGAGGAAACCCTGGACCCAAAT CAATACTTCAAGATACGTTCACAAGCCATTCAAGCCTTGAAGGGAACAGCTGAAGACCCGTATCCTCACAAGTTCAATGTGGACTTGTCGCTTACTGAGTTCATTGAGCGATATAACCACCTTCAGCCAGGGGAACACTTGACAGATGTTGTCCTCAGTTTATCAG GTCGTGTCCACGCTAAGAGGGCTTCCGGTGCCAAGCTGCTGTTCTATGACCTGCGAGGAGAAGGAGTCAAGCTGCAGGTCATGGCCAACTCCAG GAACTACAAATCAGAAGAAGATTTTGTGCACATCAACAACAAATTAAGGCGCGGGGACATTATTGGTGTCCGGGGGAACCCTGGCAAGACAAAGAAGGGCGAGTTGAGCATCATCCCAGTGGAGATGACGCTGTTGTCTCCATGCCTTCATATGCTTCCCCACCTTCACTTTGGCCTGAAAGACAAG GAAACCAGGTTCCGTCAGCGATATCTGGATCTGATTCTTAATGACTTTGTGCGACAGAAGTTTGTTACCCGTTCCAAGATTATCACTTATCTCCGCAGCTTTCTGGACCAGCTTGGGTTTCTTGAG ATTGAAACACCAATGATGAATGTGATACCTGGTGGTGCTGTAGCAAAACCTTTTGTCACCCACCACAATGAGCTCAATATGAAACTCTACATGAGAATTGCTCCTGAGCTTTACCATAAG ATGTTAGTAGTCGGAGGAATCGACCGCGTGTATGAGGTTGGGCGTCAGTTCCGTAATGAAGGCATCGATCTCACCCACAACCCTGAGTTCACCACATGCGAGTTCTACATGGCTTATGCAGACTATCACGACCTGATGGATATCACAGAGAAGCTTCTCTCAG GAATGGTGAAGCACATTACCGGAGGTTATAAGGTGGTGTATCATCCTGATGGTCCAGAGGGACAAGCCCATGAAATTGACTTCACTCCTCCCTTCAGACGGATCAGCATGATTGAAGACCTGGAGAAGGAATTGGGAGTGAAGTTTCCAGCTCCTGACACCTACGACAGTGATG AAACGCGCAAGTTCTTAGATGACCTTTGTGTTCAGAAAGAAGTTGAATGCCCTCCTCCTAGGACGACTGCTCGTCTTCTTGATAAG TTGGTGGGCGACTTCCTGGAGGTGAAATGCATCAACCCAACATTCATCTGTGATCATCCACAGATCATGAGTCCTCTAGCAAAATG GCACAGATCACAGAAAGGTCTAACTGAGCGCTTCGAACTCTTTGTGATGAAGAAGGAGATCTGCAATGCCTACACAGAGTTGAACGATCCTATCAGACAGCGAGAACTGTTTGAGCAGCAGGCTAAG GCCAAGGCAGAAGGTGACGATGAGGCGATGTTTATTGACGAGACCTTCTGCACTGCCTTAGAGTATGGCCTTCCACCCACGGCAGGATGGGGCATGGGCATCGACCGGCTCACCATGTTCCTCACAGACTCCAACAACATCAAG GAGGTGCTTCTCTTCCCTGCCATGAAACCTGAAGACAATAAACCGGCTCCACCTGCAGAGGGCACATCTGTGTAA
- the gcshb gene encoding glycine cleavage system protein H (aminomethyl carrier), b: protein MAMCASLRCVSANFSAALPLLSRPAHIWTCQNSLRPNILRTLYTSSRLSGALKFTDKHEWVRVEGSVGTVGISNFAQEALGDVVYCGLPEVGTKLEQMEEFGVLESVKAASELYSPLTGEVTEINTKLADNPGLVNKTCYEDGWLIKMTIEKPAELDELMDEAAYEKFIKSLDS, encoded by the exons ATGGCGATGTGTGCGTCGCTCCGATGTGTTTCAGCAAACTTTTCGGCAGCATTGCCCCTGCTCTCGAGACCAGCACATATCTGGACGTGCCAAAATTCGCTAAGACCAAACATCTTAAGGACGCTTTACACGAGCTCGCGGCTTTCGGGAG CTCTAAAGTTTACAGACAAACATGAGTGGGTGCGAGTGGAGGGGAGTGTGGGAACAGTCGGCATCAGCAACTTTGCTCAG GAAGCGTTAGGTGATGTGGTGTACTGTGGGCTTCCAGAAGTGGGAACAAAGCTTGAACAAATGG aGGAGTTTGGTGTTTTAGAAAGTGTCAAAGCTGCTAGTGAGCTGTATTCTCCACTGACTGGAGAGGTGACCGAAATCAACACAAAGCTGGCAGATAACCCTGGACTAGTAAATAAAACCTGCTATGAAGACG GATGGTTAATTAAGATGACCATAGAGAAACCTGCAGAACTTGATGAACTCATGGATGAAGCTGCTTATGAAAAATTCATCAAATCCcttgattcataa